One window of the Anolis carolinensis isolate JA03-04 unplaced genomic scaffold, rAnoCar3.1.pri scaffold_17, whole genome shotgun sequence genome contains the following:
- the LOC134294592 gene encoding uncharacterized protein LOC134294592 isoform X3 produces the protein MASKAKALAKPAVAKTALAKPAVAKTAAAKPAVDKPAVDKPAVAKTALAKPTVDKPAADEPAADKPAVDKPAVAKTALAKTALAKPAAAKPAVDKPAADEPAVDKPAMDKPAAVEPAAAKPAAMADTKGKGGKARAKETAQKIHQRTSAMATNFPFNMASPKKLWTGLQVAAAIGVIVFIISISIYIFLTSANKLRSIEKPMNHLKHTMSIGMRNRNMNYANYARLSNEVVKLPSHIENTQREYGEQKKKYQLHRCSDCGPFLDWPHRRKRGRPLGMVRWLRSDDRGLGWPQAELLQGPRSSGERLRLRRAFPWPLALFLERR, from the exons ATGGCTTCCAAGGCAAAGGCACTGGCCAAGCCAGCAGTGGCCAAGACAGCATTGGCCAAGCCAGCAGTGGCCAAGACAGCAGCGGCCAAGCCAGCAGTGGACAAGCCAGCAGTGGACAAACCAGCAGTGGCCAAGACAGCATTGGCCAAGCCAACAGTGGACAAGCCAGCAGCGGACGAGCCAGCAGCAGACAAGCCAGCAGTGGACAAACCAGCAGTGGCCAAGACAGCATTGGCCAAGACAGCATTGGCCAAGCCAGCAGCAGCCAAGCCAGCAGTGGACAAGCCAGCAGCAGACGAGCCAGCAGTGGACAAGCCAGCAATGGACAAACCAGCAGCAGTCGAGCCAGCAGCGGCCAAACCAGCAGCAATGGCAGACACAAAGGGCAAAGGTGGCAAAGCAAGAGCTAAAGAAACTGCCCAAAAGATCCACCAGCGGACATCAGCCATGGCCACTAACTTCCCTTTCAACATGGCTTCTCCCAAGAAACTGTGGACCGGTCTTCAGGTCGCTGCAGCCATCGGTGTTATCGTCTTTATCATCTCGATCTCCATCT ATATCTTTTTGACAAGTGCAAACAAACTACGCTCCATTGAAAAACCTATGAATCACCTGAAGCATACGATGTCAATTGGAATGAGAAATAGAAATATGAACTATGCAAACT ATGCCAGATTGTCAAACGAAGTTGTGAAGTTACCATCTCACATAGAAAACACTCAGAGGGAATACGGGGAACAGAAGAAAAAATATC AACTACATCGCTGCTCAGATTGTGGACCCTTTCTGGATTGGCCTCACAGACGAAAACGTGGAAGGCCACTGGGAATGGTCAGATGGCTCCGAAGTGACGACAGA GGACTGGGCTGGCCGCAAGCAGAACTTCTCCAGGGACCACGAAGCAGCGGAGAAAGACTGCGCCTTCGTAGAGCATTCCCCTGGCCACTTGCGCTATTCCTGGAAAGACGGTAA
- the LOC134294592 gene encoding CD209 antigen-like isoform X2: MASKAKALAKPAVDKPAVDKPAVAKTALAKPTVDKPAADEPAADKPAVDKPAVAKTALAKTALAKPAAAKPAVDKPAADEPAVDKPAMDKPAAVEPAAAKPAAMADTKGKGGKARAKETAQKIHQRTSAMATNFPFNMASPKKLWTGLQVAAAIGVIVFIISISIYIFLTSANKLRSIEKPMNHLKHTMSIGMRNRNMNYANYARLSNEVVKLPSHIENTQREYGEQKKKYRALFNKETKSVNGWDIFGNNLYYISKSKKSWFDAENFCQSRDSHLASILTNEEQNYIAAQIVDPFWIGLTDENVEGHWEWSDGSEVTTEDWAGRKQNFSRDHEAAEKDCAFVEHSPGHLRYSWKDGNCYGLKRWVCKEAITVTNDKFNQGF; encoded by the exons ATGGCTTCCAAGGCAAAGGCACTGGCCAAGCCAGCAGTGG ACAAGCCAGCAGTGGACAAACCAGCAGTGGCCAAGACAGCATTGGCCAAGCCAACAGTGGACAAGCCAGCAGCGGACGAGCCAGCAGCAGACAAGCCAGCAGTGGACAAACCAGCAGTGGCCAAGACAGCATTGGCCAAGACAGCATTGGCCAAGCCAGCAGCAGCCAAGCCAGCAGTGGACAAGCCAGCAGCAGACGAGCCAGCAGTGGACAAGCCAGCAATGGACAAACCAGCAGCAGTCGAGCCAGCAGCGGCCAAACCAGCAGCAATGGCAGACACAAAGGGCAAAGGTGGCAAAGCAAGAGCTAAAGAAACTGCCCAAAAGATCCACCAGCGGACATCAGCCATGGCCACTAACTTCCCTTTCAACATGGCTTCTCCCAAGAAACTGTGGACCGGTCTTCAGGTCGCTGCAGCCATCGGTGTTATCGTCTTTATCATCTCGATCTCCATCT ATATCTTTTTGACAAGTGCAAACAAACTACGCTCCATTGAAAAACCTATGAATCACCTGAAGCATACGATGTCAATTGGAATGAGAAATAGAAATATGAACTATGCAAACT ATGCCAGATTGTCAAACGAAGTTGTGAAGTTACCATCTCACATAGAAAACACTCAGAGGGAATACGGGGAACAGAAGAAAAAATATC gAGCCTTGTTCAACAAAGAGACCAAGTCTGTGAATGGCTGGGACATCTTTGGGAACAATCTCTACTATATTTCCAAAAGCAAAAAGTCCTGGTTTGATGCTGAGAACTTCTGCCAGTCCAGAGACTCCCACTTGGCCTCCATCCTGACCAACGAGGAACAG AACTACATCGCTGCTCAGATTGTGGACCCTTTCTGGATTGGCCTCACAGACGAAAACGTGGAAGGCCACTGGGAATGGTCAGATGGCTCCGAAGTGACGACAGA GGACTGGGCTGGCCGCAAGCAGAACTTCTCCAGGGACCACGAAGCAGCGGAGAAAGACTGCGCCTTCGTAGAGCATTCCCCTGGCCACTTGCGCTATTCCTGGAAAGACGGTAATTGCTACGGACTCAAAAGATGGGTTTGTAAGGAAGCCATAACGGTCACAAATGATAAATTCAACCAAGGTTTCTGA
- the LOC134294592 gene encoding CD209 antigen-like isoform X1: MASKAKALAKPAVAKTALAKPAVAKTAAAKPAVDKPAVDKPAVAKTALAKPTVDKPAADEPAADKPAVDKPAVAKTALAKTALAKPAAAKPAVDKPAADEPAVDKPAMDKPAAVEPAAAKPAAMADTKGKGGKARAKETAQKIHQRTSAMATNFPFNMASPKKLWTGLQVAAAIGVIVFIISISIYIFLTSANKLRSIEKPMNHLKHTMSIGMRNRNMNYANYARLSNEVVKLPSHIENTQREYGEQKKKYRALFNKETKSVNGWDIFGNNLYYISKSKKSWFDAENFCQSRDSHLASILTNEEQNYIAAQIVDPFWIGLTDENVEGHWEWSDGSEVTTEDWAGRKQNFSRDHEAAEKDCAFVEHSPGHLRYSWKDGNCYGLKRWVCKEAITVTNDKFNQGF, translated from the exons ATGGCTTCCAAGGCAAAGGCACTGGCCAAGCCAGCAGTGGCCAAGACAGCATTGGCCAAGCCAGCAGTGGCCAAGACAGCAGCGGCCAAGCCAGCAGTGGACAAGCCAGCAGTGGACAAACCAGCAGTGGCCAAGACAGCATTGGCCAAGCCAACAGTGGACAAGCCAGCAGCGGACGAGCCAGCAGCAGACAAGCCAGCAGTGGACAAACCAGCAGTGGCCAAGACAGCATTGGCCAAGACAGCATTGGCCAAGCCAGCAGCAGCCAAGCCAGCAGTGGACAAGCCAGCAGCAGACGAGCCAGCAGTGGACAAGCCAGCAATGGACAAACCAGCAGCAGTCGAGCCAGCAGCGGCCAAACCAGCAGCAATGGCAGACACAAAGGGCAAAGGTGGCAAAGCAAGAGCTAAAGAAACTGCCCAAAAGATCCACCAGCGGACATCAGCCATGGCCACTAACTTCCCTTTCAACATGGCTTCTCCCAAGAAACTGTGGACCGGTCTTCAGGTCGCTGCAGCCATCGGTGTTATCGTCTTTATCATCTCGATCTCCATCT ATATCTTTTTGACAAGTGCAAACAAACTACGCTCCATTGAAAAACCTATGAATCACCTGAAGCATACGATGTCAATTGGAATGAGAAATAGAAATATGAACTATGCAAACT ATGCCAGATTGTCAAACGAAGTTGTGAAGTTACCATCTCACATAGAAAACACTCAGAGGGAATACGGGGAACAGAAGAAAAAATATC gAGCCTTGTTCAACAAAGAGACCAAGTCTGTGAATGGCTGGGACATCTTTGGGAACAATCTCTACTATATTTCCAAAAGCAAAAAGTCCTGGTTTGATGCTGAGAACTTCTGCCAGTCCAGAGACTCCCACTTGGCCTCCATCCTGACCAACGAGGAACAG AACTACATCGCTGCTCAGATTGTGGACCCTTTCTGGATTGGCCTCACAGACGAAAACGTGGAAGGCCACTGGGAATGGTCAGATGGCTCCGAAGTGACGACAGA GGACTGGGCTGGCCGCAAGCAGAACTTCTCCAGGGACCACGAAGCAGCGGAGAAAGACTGCGCCTTCGTAGAGCATTCCCCTGGCCACTTGCGCTATTCCTGGAAAGACGGTAATTGCTACGGACTCAAAAGATGGGTTTGTAAGGAAGCCATAACGGTCACAAATGATAAATTCAACCAAGGTTTCTGA